CATGGCCGAACTCGGCCGCACCGGCGAGTGGCGATGCCCGTCGCTGTCGGTGTCGCCGCTCGAGGCGATCGCCGTCGCGGAAGCCGAGGTCGCGGGCGCACGCGACGTCACCGTGATCGGCAGCTCGCTCGGCGGTTATTACGCGACATGGCTCGCCGAAAAGCATGGCTGGAAGGCCGTGCTGCTGAATCCGGCCATCGTGCCGCAGCGCGATCTCGAACAGTATCTGGGCGAACAGTCGCTGTGGCACGGCGGCGGCACGATTGTCGTCGAGCGCCGTCACCTGCACGAACTCGACGCGCTGCGCGTGCCGGCGATCACGCGCGCCGACCGCTACTATCTGTTCGCGGCGACCGGCGACGAAGTGCTCGATTATCGCGAAATGCTCGCCCACTACCCGGGCGCGAAAACCCGCGTGATCGACGGCAGCGATCACGGGATCAGCGAATTTGCCGACTATGTCGACGACGTTCTCGCGTTTTGCGACGGAAAGACGTCTTAAACCGGCCGCGTGCCGATCGAATTCCCATCATCATGCGGCGCCGCTGACGCGGCGCCCGGCAGTCTGAACGAGAGTACTGAGTGAACGTTTTCTTCGAGGAATCGGGCAGTTTCAAGGCGGGCAGCGTGCTGTCGCGCCAGGGCGACGCATTTCAGGTCGAGTTGCCTGGCGGGCGGCGGGCGAAGGTGCGCGCGAAAGACGTGCTGATCGAATTCGACAAGCCGGCCGCGGGCGAACTGATGCAGGAGGCTGACACGGCCGCGCAGCAGATCGATCTGGACTTCCTGTGGGAATGCGCGCCGGCCGACGAGTTCGCCTATACGGCGCTGGCCGCCGAGTACTTCGGCGCGACGTACGGCCCGGTCGAGCGCGCGGCGCTGGTGCTGCGGCTGCACGGCTCGCCCGTCTACTTCCGTCGCAAGGGGCGCGGCCAGTACCAGCGCGCACCGGAAGAGCAGCTCAAGATGGCGCTCGCGTCGCTCGAGCGCAAGCGCCAGCAGGCGCTGGTGCAGGCGCAGTATGAAGAGGAACTGAAGGCCGGCAAGCTGCCGGAAGCGTTCGCGGGCAAGGTGCTCGGGCTGCTGACGCGGCCGGACAAGAATTCGATCGAATACAAGGCGATGGAAGCGGCGGCCGGCGCGCGCGGCGTGTCGCCGGCGCGGCTGATGCTCGACTGCGGCGGCATCGAGTCGCCGCGCGCGCTGCACGAAGCGCGCTTCCTCGCGGAATTCTTTCCGCACGGCACGGGCTTTCCGCCCGTCACGGTCGGCCCGCTGCCGGACGACCTGCCCCGCGAACGTCGAGGCGTTCTCGATCGACGACGTCACGACCACCGAAATCGACGACGCGTTCTCGGTCGAACACCTGTCCGACGGCCGGGTGCGGATCGGCGTGCACATCGCGGCGCCGGCGCTCGGTATCGTGCGCGGCGATCCGGTCGACGCGATCGCGCGCGCGCGCCTGTCGACGGTCTACATGCCGGGTGACAAGATCACGATGCTGCCGGACGACGTCGTCGACGTGTTCACGCTGAAAGAGGGCGATTACCGCCCGGCGCTGTCGCTGTACATCATCGTCAACCGCGAGACGCAGGACATCGTCGCGAACGAGACGCGTGCCGAGCTCGTGTTCGTGAAGAACAACCTGCGCCACAACACGCTCGACGAGCTGGTCACCGAAGAGACGCTCGCGGCCGGCACCGGCGACTACCCGCACAAGGACGACATCGCCGTGCTGTGGCCGCTCGCGCAGGCGCTGTTCGAGAAGCGCCAGGTCGCGCGCGCGGGCTACGGCCTGAAGCGCGAGGTGCAGCGCAACACCGACTACAACTTCTACGTCGAAGGCGAGCACGTGACGATCACGCCGCGCCGCCGCGGCTCGCCGCTCGACCTGATCGTGTCGGAACTCGCCATTCTCGCGAACTCGACCTGGGGCGCGTTCCTGCACGACCACACGGTGCCGGGCATCTACCGCTCGCAGCGCGGCTTCGGCGCGCCGGGCCCGAAGCGCACGCGGATGCAGACGACGGCCGCGCCGCACGAAGGCCTCGGCGTCGCGCAGTACGCATGGAGCACGTCGCCGCTGCGCCGCTACGTCGACCTCGTGAACCAGTGGCAACTGCTCGCGTGCGTGCAGCACGGCGTCACCGCGAAGCTCGCCGCGCCGTTCAAGCCGAAGGACGCCGATCTCTACGCGGTCGTGCAGGGCTTCGACGATACGTACACGGCCTACGCCGACTACCAGCGCCGGATGGAGTACTTCTGGTGCCTGCGCTGGCTCAAGCAGGAGCAGAAGAAACAGGTCGTCGCGAGCGTCGTGAAGGGCGATCTCGTGCGCCTGGAGGAAATCCCGCTGCTGCTGCACGTGCCGGGTCTCGGCGTGCATGCGCGCGGCACGCGCGTGCTGCTCGACGTGATGTCGCTCGACGAGCTGACGATCGAGGCGTCGGTGCGCCTGTTGAACGTGCTCGACGCGCCGACCGTGACGAGCGGCGACGCGACCGACGAAGAGGATGACGCCGAAGGCGGCGACGACACGCTGGTCGACGCGGAAGACACATCGGCGCAAGCCGAGGCCGAAGCGCTGGCCGAATCGGGCGACGCGACGGCGGAGGGCGGCGAAGCCGCGAGCGGCAACGACGGCGAAACGGGGCGCGCATCATGAACGCAGTTGCGTCGACGAGCGGCGCCGACCGCTATGTCGTGTTCGGCAACCCGGTGGCGCACAGCAAGTCGCCGTTCATCCACGCGCAGTTCGCCGCGCAGACCGGCGAGCCGATCGAATACACGCACCGGCTCGCGCCGGTCGATGGTTTCGAGGCGGCCGTGCGCGCGTTCGTCGCCGAAGGCGGTCGCGGCGCGAACGTGACGGTGCCGTTCAAGCTCGACGCGCATGCGCTCGCCGACACGCTGTCGCCGCGCGCGGCGGCCGCAGGCGCGGTGAACACGCTGCGCATCGACGCCGACGGCCGCATCCACGGCGACAACACCGACGGCGTCGGCCTCGTGCGCGACATCGAAGCGAATCTCGGCGTGTCGCTCGCCGGCGCGCGCATCCTCCTGCTCGGCGCGGGCGGCGCCGCGCGCGGCGTCGTGCTGCCGCTGCTCGACCGCGCACCGCTGTCGATCGCAATCGTCAACCGCACCGCGAGCAAGGCCGAAGCGCTCGTCGGCCAGTTCATGCAGGCCGCGCACGATGCGGGTTGCACGCTCGCGGGCGGCGGCCCCGGCGTCGTGCGGGCGGAGCCCTACGACGTGGTGATCAATGCGACGGCCGGCAGCCTCGATGCCGCGCTGCCGGAATGCGACGCGGCCGCGTTCGGCGCCGGCACGCTCGCGTACGACATGATGTACGGCGCGCAGCCGACCGTGTTCATGCAGCACGCGGCGTCGCTCGGCGCGCGCACGGCCGACGGCCTCGGGATGCTCGTCGAGCAGGCGGCCGAATCGTTCTTCATCTGGCGCGGCGTGCGGCCGGACGGCGCACCGGTGCTGGCCGCGCTGCGCCAGGCGCTCGCGGCGAGCTGAACGGAGCGCGGCACGTGGTGGCGGTGAGCGGCACGCAGCGCACGCGGACGGTGAGCCTCGCTCGCTGGGCCGTCTACGCGGGGTCGGTGTTCGCGGGTGCATGGCTCGCGACGCAACTGTTCTATCTCGCGCAGATCGCGCTGTGGTCGTTCGTGAATCCGGGCTCGACCGCGTTCATGCGCACCGACGCGTGGTGGCTGTCGCGCGACACGCCGCCCGCGCAGATCCGGCACCAGTGGGTGCCGTACGACCAGATCTCGCGCAACCTGAAGCGCGCGCTGATCGCGTCCGAGGATTCGACCTTCGCGACCAACAACGGCTACGACGTCGACGCGATCCTGCAGGCGTGGGAGAAGAACAAGGCGCGCGGCAGGATCGTCGCGGGCGGCTCGACGATCACGCAGCAGCTCGCCCGCAACCTGTTCCTGTCGCGCGAGAAGAGCTACATCCGCAAGGGGCAGGAGCTGATCATCACGTGGATGCTCGAAACGGTGCTCGACAAGGAGCGCATCTTCGAGATCTACCTGAACTCGGTCGAATGGGGGCGCGGCGTGTACGGCGCCGAAGCGGCCGCACGCTATTACTACAAGATTCCCGCGAGCCGGCTCGGCGCGTGGCAGTCGGCGCGGCTCGCGGTGATGCTGCCGAAGCCGCGCTGGTTCGATGCGCATCGCGGCTCGGCCTACCAGGCCCAGCGCGCGGCGGTCATCGCGCGCCGCATGGGCGCGGCCGAGTTGCCGCAATCGGAGTGAGCGGCAGCGCTGCTGCATTGTCCATTCCGCCGTCGAGGCGCGATTGGTGCGCTGCAGCGCATGCGTGTCGCGACCATTTCGGGTCACATCTGTTAGACGAATCCGTCTATTTCGCTTTGCTGAGCAATACGAGCCACCGCGCGATTTTGTTGACCGGCATCGCACGAAATCCGTGCATTTTTAGGCGCTGCGGGTAAACGCGGAAAGTCGATGAAAGCGACGTGAAATGCAACGTTTCACGAATCGAAGCATTCCTGAAAGGTGTGCGCTGCACCGCTTGCGTGCGAAATATTTCCAAATTTTTCAAAGCTGACGGGCTCGCGTATATTGGCCAGCGCCTCGGCTCATCGGCCGCAATCGAGGCGGGGGGTGGCTTATCCGGCTGCTCGACACAAAAAACATCCGAGAAGAAGGAACGCAACGATGCCAGCGAGCAAAGCGAAGCTGTTGTTGGGAGTGGTGTGTTCTTCGCTGATTCTGACGGCCTGCAACGGCGACGTGACGTCGTCGTCTGCAGCGAGCGCCGCGAATTCAGCCGATCCTGCCGGTCAGGTCGACCGTGCGTACAACGATCCGAACAGTTATTCGTCGAGTGCGAACGCGTCGCTCGACGCATCCGCCGCGGTCGAAAAGGCCGCCGTCACGCACCATCAGATCACGCTGAACGGCAAGACGATCCGGTACACGGCCACCGCCGGCCACCTCGTCGCCCGCAATCCGCAGACGGGCGCGCCCGAAGCCTCGTTCTTCTACGTCGCCTACACGGCCGACAACCAGCCCGCGGCGAAGCGGCCCGTCACGTTCCTGTACAACGGCGGCCCCGGCTCGGCGTCGGTGTGGCTGCACCTCGGCTCGTTCGGCCCGCGCCGGATCCAGACCGGCGACCCGAACGCGAACACGTCGACGTTCCCGTTCGTCGACAACCAGGAAACCCTGCTCGACACGACTGACCTCGTGTTCGTCGATGCGATCGGCACCGGCTTCTCCGAAGCGGTCGCGCCGAACACGAACCAGACGTTCTGGGGCGTCGACCAGGACGCCGGCGCGTTCCGCGATTTCGTGACGCGCTACCTGAGCGTGAACCAGCGCAGCGCTTCGCCGAAATACCTGTTCGGCGAGTCGTACGGCACGCCGCGCACCGACGTGCTCGCGAACCTGCTCGAGACGGCCGGCGTGAAGCTCGACGGCATCGTGCTGCAGTCGTCGATCCTGAACTACAACACGAACTGCGACATGGCGAGCGACTATGTCGGCAACTCGAACAACGGCGCGAGCCCGGTGAGCTGCGCGGGCTTCGTGCCGTCGTACGGCACGGTCGGCGCGTATTACCAGCTCGACAACCCGAACCCGTCGGACCTGCCGCAGTATGCGGACCAGATGCGCCTGCTGACGGCCGGCAGCTACGCGCCGGCCGTGAACGCGTACCTCGCGAGCCACACGCCGCCGCCGCCGAATCTCGTCACGACGATGGCGAATTCGACCGGCGTGAAGCAGGCGTTGTGGAATGCCGACTTCAACGTGGTCCCGACCTTCTTCGACAACAGCTTCCAGCTGTCGTTGGTGCCGGGCACGCTGATCGGCCGCTACGACGCACGCGTGAACGTGCCGGTGTCGAGCCCGCTCGCGGCCGACGGCGATCCGTCCAGCTCGTTCATCACGAAGCCGTTCACCGACACGATCGGCAGCTACCTGCCGAACGAGCTGAAGTACACCGCGCAGTCGGCCTACTCGGTGAGCAGCAATGCGATCAACACGTGGGACTGGACGCACGACGGCCTCGCGATGCCCGACACGATTCCCGACCTGGCCGCGGCGCTGACGCTGAATCCGCAGCTGAAGGTGCTGTCGCTGAACGGGTATCACGACATCGCGACGCCGTTCTACCAGACCGAGCTCGACCTCGCGCGGCTCGGCACGCAACCGAACCTGACGATCAAGGACTATCAGGGCGGGCACATGGTCTATCTCGACGATACGTCGCGTCCGCAGGAGAAAGCCGACCTCGTGACTTTCTACAGCGCGGCCGCGCATTGATGCGCCCGGCCGTCGACGGGCGCCCTCGGCGGCGCCGCTCGCCGGCCGTCGACGACCTCATTCCAGACTGGAGCCTGACATGAAGAATCGTTTCATCGTCGTTGCCGCGGCGCTCGCATGCGTCGGCGTCGCAGCATCCCTCTCCGCGTTCGCGCAGGCCAGCGACGCCGCCGCGCCGGCGCGTGCGCGCCAGGCGCAGCTCGGCGACCCGTACGTGCCGCCGGCCGCGCGCCACGCGACCGCCGGCACGCAGACGACCGGCGCCGCGCTGCATGCGCAGGTGGTGCGCAAGCTCGCGCGGCAGTTCAGCGCGGCCGACACGCAGAACACGGGGTCGATCACCGAGTCGCAGGCGCGCGCGGCCGGCCTCGGCTATGTCGCGAACCACTTCCGGCAGATCGACGCGAGCGGCAACGGCCGTGTGTCGTTCGCCGACGTACAGCGCTACATGCAGGCGCGCAGCAGCACGAGCCGGCAGTAAGCGCCGCACGCGGTGAGCAAACGGGGGCGGAACCTGAGACAGGGCGGGTTCCGCCCCCGTGCGCATGGCGCGGCCGACGTGTCGAACCCGCGGCCAATCGCGCCGGTATTCTCATTATCTGGACAACGCATTCAAATATTGGAGACGAGTGCGTGCGCTCCTACAATCCGAAGCACATCGACAGCTTCGGACCCACGCATCGCGCGGCGCCCGTCGCACACGGAGACACCTTCCATGAAGTTCGCCGGGCGCTTTACTCGGTGCATCGACCGCCGCCACGCCGCCGCATCGGACGCAGTTCCGGCGCCGCGCGAGCGGCTTCACCGATTCCGTTGAAGAAGCCCCGTCCCATGACCAAGATGCCAGACTCCCTTGCCCTCGACGCCCGGCGCGCGATGCCGGCCGATACGTCGCTGACCGACAGCATCGGCGCGACCAGCACGCCGCTCGACCTCGCCGCGCAGCAGGCCGGCACGCAGACATTGCTGCGCGGCCTCGCGATCCTCGAGGCGATCGCCAACGGCGCGCGCGACATGCGTGCGATCGGCGCCGCGCTCGGCACGACGCGCAGCACGACGCACCGGCTCGTCAGCAGCCTCGTGCAGGCGCGCTATCTGCGCCAGGTGCAGGGCGGCTACCTGCTCGGCCCGAAGCTGATCGAGCTCGGCACGATCGCGCTCGAGCAGATGCCGCTCACCGCGGTGGCGCGTCCGCATCTCGAGGCGCTCGCGGAAGCGACGCTCGACACGATCCATCTCGGCGTGCGCGACGGCGACGACGTGCTGTACATCGACAAGATTCCCGGTACGCGCGGCCTCGAGATGCGCTCGCGCGTCGGCCACCGGATGCCGCTCGCGTCGACCGGCATCGGCAAGGCGATGATGCTCGACCTCGATCCGGACCTGTGGCGCTCGCTGTTCGAAGCCGCGCGGCGCGCGCTGGCCGGCGTCAACTTCAAGCCCGACAACCGGCCCGAGACGAGCGCGTTCCTGCAGCGCATGGCCCACTACGCGGCCGGCGGCTACACGTTCGATCTCGAGGAAAACGAGGCGTCGATCCGCTGCGTGGCCGCGCCGATCCGCGATGCGTCGGGCGCGATCGTCGCGGCGGTGTCGGTCGCGAGCACGATTCCGTACATGCCGCACGACCGCATGGACGAACTGATTCCGCTCGTGCAGCGCGAAGCGCGAGCCATTTCCGCGGAACTGGGCTGGAGCCCGCCGCAGGGTACCCGCAGGATCAAACGATGACGACTTCGACCCGGCCCGCTCCGGATGCCAGTTCCGCCTCCCCGTCGCTGATCGCGCTCGACTGGGGCACCACGTCGCTGCGCGCGTATCTGTACGACGCGCACGGCGTGCCGCTCGACACGCGCAGCCGGGCCGCCGGCGTGATGCACGTGCCGGGCGGCGGCGCGCGCGCGTTCGACGCGGTGTTCGAGGAAGCGTGCGGCGACTGGCTCGACCGTACGCCGGGCCTGCCGGTGCTCGCCGCCGGGATGGTCGGCAGCGCGCAGGGCTGGCGCGAGGCGCCGTACGTCGCGGTGCCGGCCGGCGCCGACGCGCTCGTCGCGGGCCTCATCACCGTGACGACGGCGCGCGGCGCGACGGTCTCGATCGTGCCGGGCGTGATCGCGACGGGCGAATTGCCCGACGTGATGCGCGGCGAAGAAACGCAGATCGTCGGCGCGCTCGCGAGCGATCCCACGCTTGGCGCCGATCGTTCAGGGGTACTGATCGGCCTGCCGGGCACGCATGCGAAATGGGCGTGGGTGAAGGACGGACTGATCGAGCGCTTCCAGACCTTCATGACGGGCGAGCTATTCGCGGTGCTGCGCGATCACACGATCCTCGGCCGCACGATGCGCACGGGTGCGTCGCCCGATCGTGACGCGTTCGTGCGCGGTGTATCGGTCGCACGCGGCGCGCGGCACACGGGGCTGCTCGCGACGATTTTCAGCACGCGCACGCTGGGGCTGACCGACCGGCTCGCGCCCGATGCGCAGGGCGATTACTTGTCCGGCCTGCTGATCGGCCACGAACTCAATGCGCTCGACGCGATGCTCGCGGAGCGCGGCATCGCG
This DNA window, taken from Burkholderia cenocepacia, encodes the following:
- a CDS encoding YqiA/YcfP family alpha/beta fold hydrolase: MILYLHGFRSSPESQKSRLLAARMAELGRTGEWRCPSLSVSPLEAIAVAEAEVAGARDVTVIGSSLGGYYATWLAEKHGWKAVLLNPAIVPQRDLEQYLGEQSLWHGGGTIVVERRHLHELDALRVPAITRADRYYLFAATGDEVLDYREMLAHYPGAKTRVIDGSDHGISEFADYVDDVLAFCDGKTS
- the aroE gene encoding shikimate dehydrogenase, which codes for MNAVASTSGADRYVVFGNPVAHSKSPFIHAQFAAQTGEPIEYTHRLAPVDGFEAAVRAFVAEGGRGANVTVPFKLDAHALADTLSPRAAAAGAVNTLRIDADGRIHGDNTDGVGLVRDIEANLGVSLAGARILLLGAGGAARGVVLPLLDRAPLSIAIVNRTASKAEALVGQFMQAAHDAGCTLAGGGPGVVRAEPYDVVINATAGSLDAALPECDAAAFGAGTLAYDMMYGAQPTVFMQHAASLGARTADGLGMLVEQAAESFFIWRGVRPDGAPVLAALRQALAAS
- the mtgA gene encoding monofunctional biosynthetic peptidoglycan transglycosylase translates to MVAVSGTQRTRTVSLARWAVYAGSVFAGAWLATQLFYLAQIALWSFVNPGSTAFMRTDAWWLSRDTPPAQIRHQWVPYDQISRNLKRALIASEDSTFATNNGYDVDAILQAWEKNKARGRIVAGGSTITQQLARNLFLSREKSYIRKGQELIITWMLETVLDKERIFEIYLNSVEWGRGVYGAEAAARYYYKIPASRLGAWQSARLAVMLPKPRWFDAHRGSAYQAQRAAVIARRMGAAELPQSE
- a CDS encoding S10 family peptidase, translated to MPASKAKLLLGVVCSSLILTACNGDVTSSSAASAANSADPAGQVDRAYNDPNSYSSSANASLDASAAVEKAAVTHHQITLNGKTIRYTATAGHLVARNPQTGAPEASFFYVAYTADNQPAAKRPVTFLYNGGPGSASVWLHLGSFGPRRIQTGDPNANTSTFPFVDNQETLLDTTDLVFVDAIGTGFSEAVAPNTNQTFWGVDQDAGAFRDFVTRYLSVNQRSASPKYLFGESYGTPRTDVLANLLETAGVKLDGIVLQSSILNYNTNCDMASDYVGNSNNGASPVSCAGFVPSYGTVGAYYQLDNPNPSDLPQYADQMRLLTAGSYAPAVNAYLASHTPPPPNLVTTMANSTGVKQALWNADFNVVPTFFDNSFQLSLVPGTLIGRYDARVNVPVSSPLAADGDPSSSFITKPFTDTIGSYLPNELKYTAQSAYSVSSNAINTWDWTHDGLAMPDTIPDLAAALTLNPQLKVLSLNGYHDIATPFYQTELDLARLGTQPNLTIKDYQGGHMVYLDDTSRPQEKADLVTFYSAAAH
- a CDS encoding EF-hand domain-containing protein produces the protein MKNRFIVVAAALACVGVAASLSAFAQASDAAAPARARQAQLGDPYVPPAARHATAGTQTTGAALHAQVVRKLARQFSAADTQNTGSITESQARAAGLGYVANHFRQIDASGNGRVSFADVQRYMQARSSTSRQ
- a CDS encoding IclR family transcriptional regulator — its product is MTKMPDSLALDARRAMPADTSLTDSIGATSTPLDLAAQQAGTQTLLRGLAILEAIANGARDMRAIGAALGTTRSTTHRLVSSLVQARYLRQVQGGYLLGPKLIELGTIALEQMPLTAVARPHLEALAEATLDTIHLGVRDGDDVLYIDKIPGTRGLEMRSRVGHRMPLASTGIGKAMMLDLDPDLWRSLFEAARRALAGVNFKPDNRPETSAFLQRMAHYAAGGYTFDLEENEASIRCVAAPIRDASGAIVAAVSVASTIPYMPHDRMDELIPLVQREARAISAELGWSPPQGTRRIKR
- a CDS encoding 2-dehydro-3-deoxygalactonokinase, producing the protein MTTSTRPAPDASSASPSLIALDWGTTSLRAYLYDAHGVPLDTRSRAAGVMHVPGGGARAFDAVFEEACGDWLDRTPGLPVLAAGMVGSAQGWREAPYVAVPAGADALVAGLITVTTARGATVSIVPGVIATGELPDVMRGEETQIVGALASDPTLGADRSGVLIGLPGTHAKWAWVKDGLIERFQTFMTGELFAVLRDHTILGRTMRTGASPDRDAFVRGVSVARGARHTGLLATIFSTRTLGLTDRLAPDAQGDYLSGLLIGHELNALDAMLAERGIALADQPLLLIGDDGLCSRYVDALRVFGHAHARVAAHATELGLWRIASRAGLVRADGEPVCADQ